acaaagaatgattggGTTGTTGGAAAAGTAAAGGTTGAGAATCGGGATAGTTCGTAGGACCAATTATAAGACAATTGTATTGTCAGCATGGTCAAAATACAACGAATGCAAACTCATGAGAATCAATGCATACAAGGAACTAGAAATGTCATTCTCAGGACAAATTCCTCGAATTTTTTGCTATTAGGTAGCGTCTCACAACACGgatgaagatataaaataaatttatctttctcTAACTCAACAAAGGCCGTATAAAATAATTTGCCTCTTATTCTtacagttgtctttcttttttccaaagtTTCCCACAGTTTTTCTGACATTTATAGCTTTCTCTTCTTACAGATGGATCTCCTGATGATGCAGTTCTTCAAGAACATTTCACAGTATTCACATTCTTGTACTGTTTCTTAATATAGAATTAACTCAAGTCTTCTATAATAACATGGAAGGCAGAAAACATGTAAACAAAAACTGTAGAGAGAAATAAACCATCCAGGATTCTTTTGCAATGGTTCTGTCCAGTCCCTTACGCAACGCTTGCCCAAGTTGCACGACTATTGGACCTTTGAAATAGATTTCTAACAAAACCAAGACCAGTCAGtcctttcgttttctttttttctctggaAAGGTTGGCCCTGTATTCAGtcattaaactcaatccagggTGTGCTCCACGAGTTGGGTGGATTGAtctgattcaataaaaaataataattctaaataacattattttgagttaaaaagttcaaaagttaaaaccagttttaataaagttttgaccagattaattttgaattgatttttttatactcAACCCTAGCAAGGGGCAGGTCAAGAATCGATCCTTCAAGCCAGATTTAATAATAGCACCTCTATTTAGGGGcatcaaatgttaaaaagatGCGTATGGGAGTCTTTTAAACAGGAATCTAGGAGAGCTTACTTTAAAAAAGGCACTTTAACCTAAAAGTCTAgaataatgaattttaaatttatcttatcCTCAAACTTCTTATTCATTGCTGATATGAAACTCCCCACTCGCATGTCTAACTCAACACCTAATGATTTCTTATTTGGTTCGTGGTGAAAATTTAAAAGTTCAGAAGACACCACTGAACTAGGCTTACTGTGTGCAAGCATGGTGGGAGTGTGAATGGCAGGGATGGAGCTGGGGGCGACATCGAAGACCAGAGAAttgaattaagagaaaaaatgatACGGAAACCTCTCTGAACTTGTAGATAAAATGAAAGATGGCAGCTACAAATGAAACTTGCTGGTTTTGTCAGTAAGAGTTAAGAAATCAATGACATACAAAGGTGGTGAAACAAATTGATCTAAATGGAGTTAATGTGTTACATGCAACAAAAGCCAAGCAATTGTTGTAAGAAAGAATCACAATATTTCTTCCTTCCCAACCCCCACAATGATACACCAAATTTTCTCCCAACTTGGggatcctttgtttttttttttttttttttttactcacaGTATCACAATATCAATATCATGGTCTTATAACACACTATTCCCCATTTGGCATCTGCTGATCAGCAGCTCATTTTGCAAGCTAAAACCTCTTTTACATAATGGTTAAAATCTCACGCAAGCCTTTAATGACCAtgatttcttgctttctttgatttgttcttttcctgcatcttcttcttctttgcttcAGCTGTAACCCAAGTATAATCTGGAGGAATAGCAAATGGGTCCTGAATGTTTTCTATCCTACTGCTAGAGCCACCAGCTGACAAGCTAGGGCGTTGATAAGGGGCTTTTATCCACTGAAACCAAGACGAGGTTGAGGACTGCATAACCATCGGACTTTCTCGTAATGCAGCTGTAGGACTTGAAGGGGGTgttgcaaattcatccaatggCTGTAGTTCTTCAAACTTCGTAAATGTAACCAGTACCCTGATTGTGGGAACTACTGGGATAGCAACCTGGATGTAACcaaaaagtttttagaaaacATATTCATAGATTAACAAAACAATCAGACCAAAGTGTGTGTGTAAACAAAGCTACAGCGTAAGAATCATCAGCATTACcaattttgaagtgaatttggAAGTAAATAATGTTACTGAGGTAGTCCAAAACTTTACCTAGGTGCGAGGGACTGCCAACAAAATATCTACCAACTCATATTTGTTAAAACTTGGCCAAGAAGCCAAACTAGGTCAATTGGATTTATAGCATccatattaatatatatgcaTAATAATCAGATATTTATATGCACAGTGTTTAGATATTTTATCTAGCATGGCTGGACACCTGACAGCAAGTGTTAGATGCTCTCTTTCCACAAGGCCAGGTTAAAATCCTTTTCTGTCATATTTTGGTCCAGAAGCATTTCTAAAAATTGAGCTCAGCAGgaaacttttcaaattcaaatgaaatTCAGCagaattgagttattttttctGTCAAGTTCACTCAGATGATCCTATCACAAACTTAGACTTGCCAAGTGTCTGGTTAACTGGGTTACTAGTTTGACCAGCTAGACAGGGTTGGATGGATCTAATAACTATGCTAAAAACAAGTAGCATGTGGCTAGACCAGGAATAAGGAGATACTAAGCAAGACGTAGATATTTGCAAAAACCAAACAACATAATCATTATACTGATAACGCAGTCTGCAGAAATGCTGCCTTTGACTCGTTGAAAACTTATCCTGTGAATAAGCAGAGAAGATTCTTGGGATTTATCATTCAAGGTAAaatcatcaccttctttcattcTTCTTCAGGCGGTATACATTGGTATAATAACAAGCATTGTGCATTTCAGCACAACAACTTACCTCATTTCACCAGAGCAAATCCTTCACCAAACTTCAGCCAAAAGCCAAGTCAATATTTATTGAGGATACGAAGGCCAAGCAATTCCATGTTATCGTGGTTATTCACGACATAGaggatattatttattaagtgcATCATGCCAACTAGCCTCTCACAAAGGAGCTAGCCAACTTATCAGAATCAAGGGCTAATGAAGAGAATCTCTTGTGGCAACTATTTGGGGTTTAGAAACATCAATCCTACACGGTCGTTTCAGCGTGGCAAATGTAACACATTAGAGTACCATACTAACTCTGTATTTAATATGCTACACCACACGTCACCCCAGGTAATCTTACAACTAAACCAAGACATCATAACTGGCTGTAACTAAAGTGGAATGAGCTACGCTATTCCTTGACTTTGGTACACCAACTggaaaacctaaaataaaattactaaagtTTGTTTTATCGAccacttctttttttcaagatatttaCGCTACACGCTGGCCCTACAGACGTATGGATATTAAAAAGATGCCAAAGGATAGCAGGGTAAAAGGTGTTGCTGGGTGCAGTTGTCGAACTTTTTCCTTAAAGGGCTAGTGAAGGACCCACAAAGGATTTTAGATGGTTTTATAGTAATTACGTTTCCAATACAAGAATATCTAAATCTTTTTTGGGTCCTCCGTCAATAACTGTCACACATTTGAAGTCTAGTTAGAGAGTGATTGAGATTGTGGTAAGAGTTAAGAAAAGGAATGCTTGAagccaaaaattaaattttgttgtttatttttttttgaagccaTGATGTTGGAATGCCAAAGACACTCGAAACCACGATTTTGAGAAAGAAAcaatttgctattttttaaactatggtTTAGATGGAAATCAAGGTTTTGGATAtgcaatgccaaacacactcaTGAAGAATGTGCTCAGAAGTTGTCCTCCGTTACAAGGCAAACATTGTATAAGATTAATTCTGCTCTAATATTGAAAATCTAACTACACATAACTGCACCATGTCGTGATTTTATGACCTTCGCTCAACAGAACTCCCAGGGGCTGGAGATGCATTAGACTCAAATTAGGTAAAGTTGCTTCAAAAACCTAAGTCCAGACCTTAGCAAGACAAAAGCCTCATGCATCATTTATAAGAGAGCACATGAAAAGTTTCTATCCAATATGATTTATATCATTGAATAGATTCATAAAGTGCACTCAATTTTAAGAAAGTTGACAAAGGAAAGCCCTATTCGTACCGTATGGATCATGGGGTTATATAGTATAGATCTAGCAAGGCCATCATACAACAACCTTATACAGAAATCAAAGAGAACATGATTGTAAGGGCAGGGCAGTGGTGGGTGATGACAAAATTAAACAGCAAGCTATTGAGCACCTTGTACTAAAAGAGTTTTGTACTGTCAAATTCAACTGGATATAAGAGAAAACACCATACCTTAACTGGAAACGTTCCCATAGGAAGTTTAGTTGTGAGCAGCTCTCTTAAGCGACGAATTGCCTTAACCTTGTTTGCAAGAATGTCAAGCAGTGGAAGAAGTTCTTCAGTTTGCAACGGGAAGTTTGGAGAAAGCCAAAGAGTAGGTCTTAATCCTTTCTTGTACTCATTTTCACGGCCTCCTTCCTTGCGACGATTATTGCTCTCAGAACTCAAAGAAGTAGATGCCTTGCTATCTCTCCCTTTCCGGTGCTCATCCCTCAAAACAATCTCCACAGAATGTCTTCCTGGTTTAGGCTGACTTATGGATGGAGAGTCCCCAAGTAAATCACTCACCTTCTCATCTACACAAAGAGAACTTCTTGGTGGAACAATTTTCTTCTGCCCTTCAACTTTAGAATCCCGTTTCCTCCAACCACCAAACCACCCTTTCTTTTCCTGCTTAGTCTCTCCATTTCTAAAACCATTTGCATCTTCAATAGGAACCTCCCTGGGCTCATAACAACTATGACGATGTGCGATAATCCCATCACCATTCTCAGAGCTCAGCTCTGATGTCTCCAATTTAAGAGCAACTTCAAGTtgccttctttcttcttctgttaAAATGTCATTGAGCTCCTCACTTTCTGTTTCATTATCATTGCAAGATGAGAAGAACTCGTCATCCGACATAGCCCCTGGGACCTTTCTAGATTTGATGCTAACAACCACATTGTGCATGTCATAGACCTTT
This genomic interval from Populus alba chromosome 1, ASM523922v2, whole genome shotgun sequence contains the following:
- the LOC118061454 gene encoding uncharacterized protein, which gives rise to MAGIDISKYAHSPVHKAIAAKDYATLRKIVAGLPRLCNPAEIRNEAISLAEEEKADAIATAIDRRDVPNRDTPLHLAVKLGDEIATEMLMVAGADWSLQNEQGWSALQEAICNREEGIAMIIVRHYQPLAWAKWCRRLPRLVGTMRRMRDFYMEITFHFESSVIPFISRIAPSDTYKIWKRGANLRADMTLAGFDGFRIQRSDQSILFLGDGSEDGKIPSGSLCMITHKDKEVMNALDGAGSLATDEEVRQEVAAMSQTNIFRPGIDVTQAVLLPQLTWRRQEKTEMVGSWKAKVYDMHNVVVSIKSRKVPGAMSDDEFFSSCNDNETESEELNDILTEEERRQLEVALKLETSELSSENGDGIIAHRHSCYEPREVPIEDANGFRNGETKQEKKGWFGGWRKRDSKVEGQKKIVPPRSSLCVDEKVSDLLGDSPSISQPKPGRHSVEIVLRDEHRKGRDSKASTSLSSESNNRRKEGGRENEYKKGLRPTLWLSPNFPLQTEELLPLLDILANKVKAIRRLRELLTTKLPMGTFPVKVAIPVVPTIRVLVTFTKFEELQPLDEFATPPSSPTAALRESPMVMQSSTSSWFQWIKAPYQRPSLSAGGSSSRIENIQDPFAIPPDYTWVTAEAKKKKMQEKNKSKKARNHGH